The window CTCTTGTACGCGCTTATTTCGTCGTCACTTTACCTTCTATAGCAAACTGGACGTCCGCTTTTCTCAGCATATTGCCGATGTCGCAGCCTTTATCCGCTGCTTCAAACAAACGATTGGCGGTTTCTGCTTGTTCTTCTGTCGCATCTGCCGCTAAGACAACGTGTGGATAATGGATAATTTTAAATTCATCTTTAGACGAGCTGACGTCGGAATTGATCGTGAGCTCTTCTACGGGAATCTCTCGTCTTTCTAGCATGTACACGAGTGTTGCTGTATAACAAGCATTGGCTGCGGAGACGAGAATTTCTTTAGGGTTCGCACCGTTTCCGCTCCCGCCTAATGCAGCTGGGATCGCAATATTTGTATCAATTCCCTCTGTTTTTAATACTCCGCTTCCTTTTGTTCCATTTGTCCAACTCGTTTGTACGTCATTCGTTGACATAGGATCACCATCTCTTTTCTTGTTGTTTTATGTTGTTTGCAATATTTATTGAGTGTCCTTTTCAGGAACAGCACAACGACCATCAGCACACATGCCAGCATCGCCGGCTGAAAGGTCTTGGAGCTGTGATTTTGCTTGCTCCTCTTCCCACACCTTTTGCAGTGCTCCGGCAAAGGTTTCCTCAGGCTGTGCCCCGGAAACAGTATATTTATTGTTAAAGATAAAATAAGGGACCCCGCTCACACCGTAGCTTTGCGCCTCTCTTTCATCTGCACGCACGGCATTCGCAAACTGTAATTCGTCAGCAAGCATTTGCTCAGCCTCTGTGCGATCAATGCCAACAGTTTCTGCGATACCGGCAAGTGTAGCGCGATTACCGACATCTTTTCCTTCCGTGAAAAAGGCATAAAACAACTCTTCTTTGACGTCTTTCTCTTTGCCATACGATTTGGCAAGCTTCAACAAGCGATGTGCATCAAATGTATTCGTCGGTTTCATGTCGTCAAAGTGAAACGACAAACCGACTTGTGCAGCCTGTTCCGTCATTGTGGAAGTCATTTCTTTTACCTGTGCCTCACTCATGCCATACTTCTTAGCCAAAAGCTCAGCATATGTCTTTCCTTCGTATAAGGGCGCATTCGGGTCTAGTTCGAAACTTTTAAAATTGATCGTTACATGTTCTTTATGAGGAAATGCAGCGAGTGCATTTTCCAATCTCCGTTTTCCGATATAACAAAAAGGACAAACGATATCAGACCAAATATCAACGTTCATGCGGTGCACCACCTTATCCATATATTCATTTTGTACCTACCAGTTGGTACAGAAAGTAGCTTATCATACAAGTGAGCTGAGGGGCAAGAAATAAAGCTTCTACGATTCTGTAAGGTTGAACTGTGCACGAATGACGTCAAACACATTGGATAAAAAGTGCGCGTCCTGCTGGTTTTTCATGAGCAAAATACCGCCTTCAACCATCGCGACGATCGCTTGAGCGTTTTTTTTCGTATCCATATTTGCGTCCAGTCGCCCTTCTTTCACCATACCTGTTAACGCCTCTTCAACAGCCCCGATCCAGCGGTCAAATACGTATTGAATTTTTTGGCGGAACGTTTCATCGTGCTCACTCATTTCGCACGCCAAGTTCCCAATCGGGCAGCCTGACATCATAAGGTCATCGGTGTAAAATGCCAAATTTTTATCAAGCATCTCATTTAGCTTCGCCGCAGGTTCCTCTGACGTTTCAAAAATCGAGAAGAAATGCGTTTCCCACTCGTTAATGACATTTTCTACAACCGCAAGGCCAAGATCATACTTCGAGGAAAAATAGTAATAAAATTGCCCTTTTCCGATCTCACTTGCCTCGAGAATATCACTAATTGATGTAGACCGGTATCCTTTTGAATTCATCAATTCTCGCGCCGTCAAAATGATTTCTTGTTTCTTAGACATCAACTCTCACACTCTCATCTCGTTTTACAAATTCGCTGTAGGTGGATTATAGTCGTAACTCTTTATTTGTGCAAGCCTCACTGCTTGATGTGTCTACCTATCGGCCTTAAATGTAAAGCTAGCTTTACACAGTCGTCGAAAAGAGGGATTGCATGAAAAATCGGATTGCCGAATTGCGAAAAGAGCGGCAGATGACCCAAAAAGATCTGGCAAATGTACTCAATGTATCACGCCAGACGATCATTTCATTAGAAAACGGGCGTTATAACCCTTCCATTTTACTCGCACATCATATTGCCAAAACGTTTCAGCAAACGATTGAAGACGTCTTTATTTTGAAGAAGGAAACAACACTGAGGAGGAATAAATGATGAAAGCCAACAGTCACCATAGGCTATGGAGCATTCTCATATTCATTTTAGGCGCTGGATTTATCAGCTTTGCAATCATGAGCACTGGCGAAAAAGACATGTTTCTCGGTGTGGGCGGCGGCATGATCGGTGTTGCGGTCGTCCGTCTGTTGCAAGGGGTGAAAATGAAAAAGGATCAAGAATACGCGAAAAAAATGGAGGTCAACCAAACGGACGAACGAAATCAATTTGTCGCCACTACCTCAAGGGCCAAAGCCTTCGAATATAGCTTGCTGATTGAAGGTGTGATTGTCATCATCAGTCTCATCACTGGAAATCCGATGCTTGCACAGACGATCGGATTGCTCATTTGTGTGCAAGTCATTGTCTATTTCATTGTTTATTTTGCGAATAACAAAAAGTATTAACTCACCTAAAGAAGAAATGATGTGTTTCTCTCGTAATATATTCTTTATTGAGAACCTTGATCAAGCAACATATAGGATGACTTATATTGTTACGTTTACGATCACGTAGTATCATGAGAGCAGATCTTGTCCGTGGCAGATGCATGATCTAATAAAGGGAGGTTGATGATCAATGAACAAAAACAGTCAAATACTTTTGCGCTTTGCTGGTATTTTTGGCGTCATCGGCGCCATCCTCGGTGCCCATATGGCTGGTGCTGGTTCTTACGCGTTTCGCCCAGTCCATGCGCATGTTCTCGTCGTTGGCTGGCTAAGCCTGTTTGCGTGGGCCGTATACTATAAGGTTTTCCAAACAAAACAAACGCTGTTAACGAAAATACACGTTTGGACCGCCATTATCGGTTCTATCGGTTTATCTGCCGGCATGTGGCTCTACATGGTCAAGCCCTTTGACCTTCCAGAAACAGTGACACTCATCGCATATATCGCCGGTGGCGTCGCCTTGCTCTTAAGCTTTGTCGTGTTCTTCTTGCTTACGTTGATGTATAAAGAAGAGAAATAATTTTTTCTCAGCAAAACGAACGAAGGGAATACCGACGTCGCATTTCTCGGTACTCCCTTTTTTGTGCGCCTACCCATTTTAAAAAGTAAGCCCCCTTGACGTAAGGGTTCACTCCCTCATTTCCGCGAAAAAACAAATGCATTTGTCCAGTATTCGTGTGAGTCAACCGTCTTCTCAATTTTCCCAACTGACTTGAGCCATTGCTGAAGCTCGTCATAATACTCAGCCGTCATTGAAAAATCATACGTAAAGCACGGCCATGTCGCTTCCATCATAGCCACAGCGAGCTCGTCTTCTCGATCTGTTTTTGTATAATCAACATAAATGGCTTTCGCTTCTTCTGGGTGCTCGTAAATAAAATCAATCGCTTTAGAAATCACTTTTAAGAAAGCTTGGATGACCGCTTCACGCGCTTGCAGAATCTGCGGCGAGGTAATGAAGATGAGTTGGCAAAAATCCGGGACACCCCAATCCTTCAACGCGAAGAAATCAACATCAAGCCCTTCATGCTTCGCTTCTGTCATTTCAAAGTTTCGGAAGATGAGCGTCGCAGCGTCGGCCTTATCGTTTTTCAAGGCATCTGTATGGTAAAAGCTATTGTTGACCGGCTGAAAATCTTCTAACGCACATACGCCGCCATCAGCTTCAACCATCGTTTTCACAATCGCAAGCCCGC is drawn from Litoribacterium kuwaitense and contains these coding sequences:
- a CDS encoding OsmC family protein, with protein sequence MSTNDVQTSWTNGTKGSGVLKTEGIDTNIAIPAALGGSGNGANPKEILVSAANACYTATLVYMLERREIPVEELTINSDVSSSKDEFKIIHYPHVVLAADATEEQAETANRLFEAADKGCDIGNMLRKADVQFAIEGKVTTK
- a CDS encoding DsbA family oxidoreductase codes for the protein MNVDIWSDIVCPFCYIGKRRLENALAAFPHKEHVTINFKSFELDPNAPLYEGKTYAELLAKKYGMSEAQVKEMTSTMTEQAAQVGLSFHFDDMKPTNTFDAHRLLKLAKSYGKEKDVKEELFYAFFTEGKDVGNRATLAGIAETVGIDRTEAEQMLADELQFANAVRADEREAQSYGVSGVPYFIFNNKYTVSGAQPEETFAGALQKVWEEEQAKSQLQDLSAGDAGMCADGRCAVPEKDTQ
- a CDS encoding TetR/AcrR family transcriptional regulator; protein product: MSKKQEIILTARELMNSKGYRSTSISDILEASEIGKGQFYYYFSSKYDLGLAVVENVINEWETHFFSIFETSEEPAAKLNEMLDKNLAFYTDDLMMSGCPIGNLACEMSEHDETFRQKIQYVFDRWIGAVEEALTGMVKEGRLDANMDTKKNAQAIVAMVEGGILLMKNQQDAHFLSNVFDVIRAQFNLTES
- a CDS encoding helix-turn-helix transcriptional regulator gives rise to the protein MKNRIAELRKERQMTQKDLANVLNVSRQTIISLENGRYNPSILLAHHIAKTFQQTIEDVFILKKETTLRRNK
- a CDS encoding ABC transporter substrate-binding protein; protein product: MEKLTVGLEWFMNPDHIPLMVGIKKGWFEEENIDISMVEPEEHFDAIDEIKKGTMDIAITEPLHLVEDRANDEPVVGFARFLHTNGGVMYVKDKGIRRPMDLIGKRIQYPGAPGLGGLAIVKTMVEADGGVCALEDFQPVNNSFYHTDALKNDKADAATLIFRNFEMTEAKHEGLDVDFFALKDWGVPDFCQLIFITSPQILQAREAVIQAFLKVISKAIDFIYEHPEEAKAIYVDYTKTDREDELAVAMMEATWPCFTYDFSMTAEYYDELQQWLKSVGKIEKTVDSHEYWTNAFVFSRK